The sequence AAACGTCTCAAGAAACTACGTGGTTGGGGGCGTTCGTCGGCGGCCGACGAGACCAACGATATTGAGGAGAGACTTGACCGTATTCTCGGCGACGTTCACTACGACTCGAAGTTCGTATTCGACGAAATCGGATATAATTTCTTGCCGACGGAAGCGAGTGCTGCTTTCGGCGTTGAACAAGTCCGGAAACTGGATTCGTTCATCAAACGCCGACAGGAAGTGTTTGCCACACTCGACGATTTCTTCAGCGAGTACCGGGAGTGGTTCGTGCTCCCGGAACAGCGCTCGGATGTCGAGACCTGTTGGCTCGCGTATCCGCTGACAATTCGACCAGAGGCCCCCTTCGATCGTCGGGCCATCGTTCGGCACTTGGAAATGAACGGAATACAGACCCGTTCGCTCTGGTCGGGCAATCTGCTGAAACATCCCGGATTCGAACGGATCGACGCCCGACTCCCATTCGACGACTATCCGGAAGCGAATCGCATTATGGCCGACTCGTTCGTCATCGGCGCACACCAATCCATGTCGGACGAAGATGTCGTGTACATCGAAGAGACGTTTGAGGACCTCTTCGTCGACTACTGATGCGAGTTCTGATAACCGGCGGAGCGGGATTCGTCGGCCGGAAGTTAGTCTCTCATCTCTCCGAGCACGGCCACCAAGTCGTCGCCACGTATCACACGAACACCCCTGACGTGGAAGCCGTCGAAACCCACAAACTCGACGTTCGGGATCGGACCGAGGTCGGGTCGCTGATCGAAGAAGTTTCGCCGGATGCTGTCGTTCACGCGGCCGCACTGGTTGATGCCGATGCCTGCGAGCAGGATCCAGACTTGGCTCGAGAAGTCAACGTTGAGGGAACAGACGCTGTCGTCCGAACATGTGAACGAATTGATGCAAAAATTGTCTTATTTTCCAGTTCGTTCGTCTTCTCCGGTGGGGAACGCCTATATGTAGAGGATTCGACACGCGACCCAATCAATACGTACGGCGAGACGAAAGTCGACGCCGAAGATATCGTTCGCGACGCCGCAGTCCCGTCGCTTGTCGTTCGCATTGACCAACCTTACGGGTGGTGTGCCGACTGGCAGTCGCCATCGATGATCGAGTGGGTGCTGGATGGTTTGCAAGGGTCAGGGTCTCTTGAGGTTTTCACCGACTGGTACAACAATCCCGTGTACAACGGCGACGTGGCTGCCTGTATTCAACTACTGCTAGAAGGACAATATGATGGCGTCTATCACGTCGTCGGTCCGGAGTACATTAGCCGCTACCGATGGGCTCGACGCATCGCGGCGATATTCGGATACGATGTTGACCGCATCGTGCCGTCGCTATCTTCCGATGTGCCGCTGCCGGCGACGCGACCGAACGCCAAACTGTCCTCAACACGACTCGTCGAGCGGACAGGATACGCGCCGAAGGGGATATACGACGGTCTTCGTTGCATGCGTGAGACACGCCCGGAACTGTCGAACGGCTAGTCCTCCCGACGACGGTCGCGAACATCGGCTGACGCCTGAAACACGCCCTCTGGGGTGCCGGCATCGTACCAACTGCCGTCGATTCGCTCATACCGCAATGTCCCGGTTCGCAAATACTGTCGGTTGACGTCGGTGATTTCGTATTCTCCCCTTTCAGACGGCGTCAAGTCGCTGATCACGTCGAACACTTGCGAATCAAACACGTAGAGGCCGACGACCGCGTCGTTCGATTCGGGGTTCTCGGGCTTCTCCTCCAGACCGATGACGTGTCCCTCGTTATCGACCGATGCGACGCCATACGCGGAGGGCTCGGACACCTGTTTGAGGAAGATACGTGCATCCTCTTCGGACCGAAGTGGACCGATCTTCTCACCGAGATCTTCGAGGATAATATTATCACCCAGAATGACCACGAACTCGTCGTCGACGAACTGCTCGGCGAGACCGACGGCGTGGGCGATGCCTTTCGGTTCCGACTGGACCTTGTACGAAAAGTCGATATCGAAGTCGCTCTCATTTTCGAGCAGTTCGATGTACTTGCCGATATGGTCCGCGTTGCTAATGATCATGATCTCGTCGATGCCGGCGTCTGCAAGCGTATTCACCGGATAGTAGATCATCGGTTGGTCGTAAATCGGGATCACGTGCTTGTTGACGACACGAGTCATCGGGCGGAGCCGAGACCCCTTGCCCCCGGCGAGTACGACACCTTTCATCAGGAAAGCATCCGAGCGGATTGCGGATATAAGTTATCGTGTGCAGCGGGTCTCGAGTGAATTTCCGGAACTGCAGTCACGACCACGACGCTCCCGTTTGACTCAGGAGTTTCTGTTCGCGTACCATCGCCGGATTCGCTCGTCGATTCCCGACGGCAGGATTCTTGCGACGAAGTGATACCAGACACGTAGCGATTTACGCGGGATCAGCCCCTCTTGTACGTCGCGTTTAAGCGAGTCGATTGGCAGGGGAAGTACGACTAAATAGTAGATGTATCGCCGCCGAAACGCGCGCGATTGCCATATATCTTCGAGTGATCGTACATCCCCGTTTAGCGCGGCGTGTTTCAGCGGTGCAAGTGCGGTATCCTTCTGGAGGGTCGCCCACGCCGCGAGTTGCGCGGCAAAACGGGTTTCCACGCGCGTGAACAGGTCCTTGCTCTTCTGGTCGCGTAGTATTTCGTCGACTGCCTTCATTCGATACTGTTGCAACTGGACACGAAGTTCCAAATCGGACCAGTCGAAGTCGCTCCAGAAGCGGTGTTCTCCCTCGTATTGGTAATGGTCGACGAGACAGAGATGGCGGGATGAGAGAATCGCCCGACCATTGACCATCGCTTGAATCAGCAACACGTTGTGAATATACAGCGATCCGAAATATTCCTCCGCCGCTTCGAGGTCGATGGCCGAGCGTTCGAGGATGATTCCGCCGATGTAGTTCCGTCGCCACGTATGGTTGGCGAACGGATGCGGAATACGGTTCACGAAGGCAGCGAGCGAATCGTAGCCGGTCTCACACTCCTGCATCAGCGGAACGGACTCGTCCCAGTCGTACTGCTCGTCGTCGACAGGTCCATATCCGGCGACGATACTGCTGAATTCGATGGTCGGATTCTCGATCAGGCTGAGTGCCCAACGAAGGTTCTCGCTGACGATTTTATCTTCATCTGCCAGCGGCATGAGATATCTCCCTCGAGCGAGCGTGAGACAGCGAAAGAGGTTCTTCTCATACCCGATATTCGTCTCGTTTTCGAAATAACGGAGCCGTTCGTCGTCGAAGTGGTCGATAGCTGCACGCGTGTCGTCATCCGATCCGTCGTCGCAGACGACGAGTTCTACACCGCCGTGGTCGAGTTCGAGGACGTGCCCGATGACTTTTGCCAGGCGCTCGGCGTTGTTGTACGTCGGAATACAGATGCTCAACGCGACGCCGTCTTGCTCCGTTGATTTCCGTGACGATTGACTGCGTGTGGCTGTCATCGTGATAGTTAATCGCCGGAGAGACTCGACACGGTTGCTGTGACGGGTCTGCACCGACGAGATGTGAAGTATATCTCGGGGGTCGATTAAAAGTTCCTTTCGCCGGGCTGCGTGCTGTGGGATGGGACACCCCCAGAAAATAGCTACGACTATCAGATCACGCGAGTATCGTCTCCCAGAACCGCACGCAGATCGACGAAAGGACTAAATCTTGGTCAATAAAATCCGAACCATGTCCGACGGATTCGATCTGCAAACTCCCGTCGCGCTTTTCGCTTATAACAGACCCGACTATACGCGGCGAGTGCTTGAACGGATCCGCGAGGCCGACCCTTCGTGTCTCCTGTTCGTGGCGGATGGTCCCAATCCAAACGACGAGACGGATCGACGGCGCACCCAGGCCGTGCGCGACCTCGTTTTGGAGGATTCATTTTCGTTCGAAGTCAAATGTGAACTTGCGGACGAGAACATGGGCCTGAAGCGTCGTTTTTCGACCGGGTTAGACTGGGTGTTCGACCAAGTGCCGGAAGCGATTATTCTTGAGGATGATATCCTTCCCGAGATGGACTTCTTCCGGTACTGTCAACTCCTTCTGGATCGATTTCGTGACGACGACAGGGTTATGGAGATAACCGGCCGGAACCAGCTCGAACAGTGGCAGAGAGACGATTATGACTACCACTTCTCGTACTACGGCGGCATCTGGGGATGGGCGACGTGGCGGGATGCGTGGGACGAGTTCGATCCCGAAATGAGGTTGTGGGCCAACCCAACAGTTCGTGACCGAATCCGCGACCTCGTCTCCGATCCTGAGCAGTTCCGGTATCTAGAGCGAGTGTATGACAGCACCGCTGCGGGTGAGACTGAAAGCTGGGCGTATGCGTGGGGATTCGCTCGCCACCTCAACAGCGGTCTCTCCGTCGTCCCGTCCCGAAATCTCGTAGATAATATCGGGTTCGGCGAGAAGTCGACGAATACACAGAACGTGGGAAGCGGCTTCGTGGGAAAAGAGACGTTCAATTTGGACTTTCCCCTGAACCATCCGCCGTACGTCGCCGTTGATCAGGAATACGATGACCGGTTCCATCGATTGCGGCCCGCGAGATGGAAGGTTATGCCTGGGATGCATTATTTGACCGAAGCGCTCGGACTGTAGTGGTGTGGACCACAGAAAACGGAGTCGACTCGATCAGATAATCTGCTGCCGATAGAGATCGAGATACGCGCCGGCCACCTTCGATTGCTCGTAGCGCTCGACGGCGTGGTCCCGCGCAGTCGTCGACATCCGAGTCCGGTCAGCTACGTCCAACACCCACTCAATTCCACTCGCCAGCCCGTCCGCCTCGTACGGCTCCGCCAACCACCCCGTCTCCCGATGATCGACAATATCTTTCGGCCCCGTCGCGTCGAACGCCACCACGGGCGTCCCACACGCCAGCGCCTCTGACACCGTCTGCCCGAACCCCTCGTAGCGCGAGGGGACGACCATCACGTCGGCCGCCGAGTAGAGCAAGACGAGACTCGGGTCGTCGTGGAGGTAGCCGACGTAATGTGTCGGGAAGCCGAAGTCTGGTGGGTCCTCCGGTTCGTTGGCACCGAAAACGACGAGTTCGACGTCCTCTAGCTCCCCCGAGAGCGACTGCAGCGCGTCCTGCAACAGGTCCGCGCCCTTCCGGTGGTCGCCCATCGGGTCGACGGCTCCGAACAATACCAGCCGTTTGTCCTCGGGCAGGTCGAAGAAGTCCCGGCCCAGTTCGGGGTCGCGGGGACGATAGGTGTCCGTATCGAGGGCGTTCGGAATCACCTCGATACGTCGGTCTCCGAACAGCGAACTTCGGCGCGCCTGGTCGGCCAGCCACGTGCTCGGCGCGACGATGGTGAGATCCAGGTCGTCCCAGTGGCGGTGTTTGCGGTGCCAGGTGAGTCTGGAGAGGTCGAACACCGAGTCGGAGCCGAGTTGCGGACACGACCCACAGCGCTCTTCGAAGCGGTCACAGCCATCGGCGTAGTGACACCCGCCGGTGAGCGCGGCCATGTCAGGCAAGCGCCAGACGACGGGACGGTCAAGCCGACCGATGGTCCGCACCGAGAGCGTTCCGCGCCACACCCAGTTCAGATGGACCACATCGGGGTTCACTTCGCGTATGCGTTCGAGTTTCCGCTCCGGGAGCCAGTTGATGCCGAACCCGCTCGACTGGCCGTAGAGACGGAGGGGGAGCATGTCGACGTGCGGTCGGGCGAGACTCCAGGCGCGACCGAGTGTCGATTCGGGACCGATAATCGTCGGGTCGTCAGTGGATTTCTCTTGGACGAGCATCCGAGAGTCGACGCCGATGCGGCGGAGACCGTGGTGGATGCGCTTGGTCGCCGTCGCCGACCCGCCGGTGTCCGACGCGTTGACGAGCAAGGGCTGAACGTCGGCGGCGCTGTCCGTCACGGCCGCCACCTCGATCCGTCAGCCATCAGCGTCGGTGTCGGCGGATACATCGGTTCGGGATGGACCGGGTGTGTGGAAAAACGTTCTCCCTCCGGATTCGCCTCTCCACCGGCACCAACATGACCAGTGGTTACACATCTACGTTCTTTGCCGCCTGAAGGCGGTCCTTTCCACGGATTGGCCCACAATGCCCCCGTCGACGACGTGCACGATTCGGACGAGGACGCACGTGTCGGAGTATCGCCGGAACGCTCCTCCACAGTTTCTCCCTGACAGTAAGAATATTGTATTCCTCGACGGTCGATCACCCGGTCAGATATCCAGACAGTTTTCGTCTCGATAGAGGATGCCCGTGCAGGATTCGGTCAGTCGCTGTGCCTTCGGCCCGACAAACGGGAGTGCGCGGAACCCCGCGTCCCGAAAACGCGCCCAGTCACTGTCGTCCCACCGTTCGAAGTCGTCGAGAATGACGACGCCGTGATCCGTTATCGCCTCTAGAGTTGGGCCCACGCAACTCTGCCGAACGCGGCCATCGATGACGACGATATCGAACGATCCGTGGGCCGTCACTTCCGATGCGTAGTCATCGAGGTCCGGTTCATATACGACGGTTAAATTCGACGGGGAACGCTCTTGCATCGCCGTGGCCCACTCCTTCGAGTCTTCGACGGCGACTACCTCCTTGACGCGGTCGCTGTACCACAGCGAAGAGTGACCGCTCCCGAATTCGAACACGCGAAACTCGGTCCGGGTCCGAGGTTCGATGAAATCGATCGTGGGATACGTGTACCACGGAATCGGCTCTCCGTCTTGGTCAACGGGGGCACCGACCTCGTTGCTCCGCATCCAGCCCTTCGTTCGGAGATAACTGTTATCCGCGTAGTACCACCGTATCAGTGGGTGTGAGTCGAGAACGGACCGAATCGAGTCCTGAACGATATCAGGGAGAGAGTGATACACGCGCGTCGGATCTATCATCGGCTACGCTGACCATCTCGAGCACAGAATCTATATCCTTCGGCTTCGAGCGCCCCGCCTCCGATAACCATAATATCGCCGTAGACTACTCCACAACAGTCTCCACTTTCTCCAACAACCCCGGCGTCACCAACGCATACAGATACCCTAGCCCCACGGCCCCCGTAAACACGAATATCGCCAGAATCTGCAACACCGCCGCCAGCGACGGCTTCGTCATAACACCTTTCGCCCGGCGCGGCACCCGGTCCAGAAACAGGAAGCGGAGATAATCCGTCTCGTCGCCGTCCTCGTCGGGATACAGCAGGTCCATCACGCGCTTCGAGTATCCTTGCCAGAACGAGCGCGCGACGAGCCAGTCGAACTCGCCGCGGTAGTCGAACAGCTTGTGCTCCACCACCGCGTCGTCGGTGTAGATGACGCCTTGCCCGGTCAGGTCCTTGATTCGGATGCAGACGGGCGCCTCGTGGGCCTGGATGTGCTTGTCCCCGCGGCGCCCCGTATGCGTGTCGTAGCCGCCGGCCTCCAGAAACACGTCGCGTTTGAACGAGATGTTCGACCCGTAGGTGTTCCGCACTTCCTCGCCGTCCTCGGCGAACCCGGGTTCGACACAGCCGACGAGC comes from Haloplanus sp. XH21 and encodes:
- a CDS encoding SDR family oxidoreductase, encoding MRVLITGGAGFVGRKLVSHLSEHGHQVVATYHTNTPDVEAVETHKLDVRDRTEVGSLIEEVSPDAVVHAAALVDADACEQDPDLAREVNVEGTDAVVRTCERIDAKIVLFSSSFVFSGGERLYVEDSTRDPINTYGETKVDAEDIVRDAAVPSLVVRIDQPYGWCADWQSPSMIEWVLDGLQGSGSLEVFTDWYNNPVYNGDVAACIQLLLEGQYDGVYHVVGPEYISRYRWARRIAAIFGYDVDRIVPSLSSDVPLPATRPNAKLSSTRLVERTGYAPKGIYDGLRCMRETRPELSNG
- a CDS encoding sugar nucleotidyltransferase — its product is MKGVVLAGGKGSRLRPMTRVVNKHVIPIYDQPMIYYPVNTLADAGIDEIMIISNADHIGKYIELLENESDFDIDFSYKVQSEPKGIAHAVGLAEQFVDDEFVVILGDNIILEDLGEKIGPLRSEEDARIFLKQVSEPSAYGVASVDNEGHVIGLEEKPENPESNDAVVGLYVFDSQVFDVISDLTPSERGEYEITDVNRQYLRTGTLRYERIDGSWYDAGTPEGVFQASADVRDRRRED
- a CDS encoding glycosyltransferase family 2 protein, with amino-acid sequence MTATRSQSSRKSTEQDGVALSICIPTYNNAERLAKVIGHVLELDHGGVELVVCDDGSDDDTRAAIDHFDDERLRYFENETNIGYEKNLFRCLTLARGRYLMPLADEDKIVSENLRWALSLIENPTIEFSSIVAGYGPVDDEQYDWDESVPLMQECETGYDSLAAFVNRIPHPFANHTWRRNYIGGIILERSAIDLEAAEEYFGSLYIHNVLLIQAMVNGRAILSSRHLCLVDHYQYEGEHRFWSDFDWSDLELRVQLQQYRMKAVDEILRDQKSKDLFTRVETRFAAQLAAWATLQKDTALAPLKHAALNGDVRSLEDIWQSRAFRRRYIYYLVVLPLPIDSLKRDVQEGLIPRKSLRVWYHFVARILPSGIDERIRRWYANRNS
- a CDS encoding glycosyltransferase family 2 protein yields the protein MSDGFDLQTPVALFAYNRPDYTRRVLERIREADPSCLLFVADGPNPNDETDRRRTQAVRDLVLEDSFSFEVKCELADENMGLKRRFSTGLDWVFDQVPEAIILEDDILPEMDFFRYCQLLLDRFRDDDRVMEITGRNQLEQWQRDDYDYHFSYYGGIWGWATWRDAWDEFDPEMRLWANPTVRDRIRDLVSDPEQFRYLERVYDSTAAGETESWAYAWGFARHLNSGLSVVPSRNLVDNIGFGEKSTNTQNVGSGFVGKETFNLDFPLNHPPYVAVDQEYDDRFHRLRPARWKVMPGMHYLTEALGL
- a CDS encoding glycosyltransferase family 4 protein; this translates as MTDSAADVQPLLVNASDTGGSATATKRIHHGLRRIGVDSRMLVQEKSTDDPTIIGPESTLGRAWSLARPHVDMLPLRLYGQSSGFGINWLPERKLERIREVNPDVVHLNWVWRGTLSVRTIGRLDRPVVWRLPDMAALTGGCHYADGCDRFEERCGSCPQLGSDSVFDLSRLTWHRKHRHWDDLDLTIVAPSTWLADQARRSSLFGDRRIEVIPNALDTDTYRPRDPELGRDFFDLPEDKRLVLFGAVDPMGDHRKGADLLQDALQSLSGELEDVELVVFGANEPEDPPDFGFPTHYVGYLHDDPSLVLLYSAADVMVVPSRYEGFGQTVSEALACGTPVVAFDATGPKDIVDHRETGWLAEPYEADGLASGIEWVLDVADRTRMSTTARDHAVERYEQSKVAGAYLDLYRQQII
- a CDS encoding class I SAM-dependent methyltransferase, with translation MRSNEVGAPVDQDGEPIPWYTYPTIDFIEPRTRTEFRVFEFGSGHSSLWYSDRVKEVVAVEDSKEWATAMQERSPSNLTVVYEPDLDDYASEVTAHGSFDIVVIDGRVRQSCVGPTLEAITDHGVVILDDFERWDDSDWARFRDAGFRALPFVGPKAQRLTESCTGILYRDENCLDI
- the aglG gene encoding glucosyl-dolichyl phosphate glucuronosyltransferase codes for the protein MQVSVVVCTYAMERYDAFTEAVESVLAQTYDPVEVVLVVDGNGAVYERVQDDFCDRECVVCHNNEENRGISYSRTKGAELASGDVVAMLDDDAVAHEDWVANLVAVYEDTDAVAVGGDVRPDWQTDRPDFFPEEFYWLVGCVEPGFAEDGEEVRNTYGSNISFKRDVFLEAGGYDTHTGRRGDKHIQAHEAPVCIRIKDLTGQGVIYTDDAVVEHKLFDYRGEFDWLVARSFWQGYSKRVMDLLYPDEDGDETDYLRFLFLDRVPRRAKGVMTKPSLAAVLQILAIFVFTGAVGLGYLYALVTPGLLEKVETVVE